A genome region from Blautia coccoides includes the following:
- a CDS encoding response regulator transcription factor translates to MYKVLIVEDMDLTREDLISLIDWERYGFELLPDARNGKIGLEYAKRYRPDIVITDIKMPVMTGLDLVEQMKKENIEAEVILLTAYEEFELAKRALQMGVRTFILKYEIDEEVLLRELNGCIEALKTKENVQKVRMKQYLEAILAGKNEIGKSDETILEWIGKSVLILLEQIGKPLMHPDEEGIRELIETELLGSKIRVMKNAGGGILIFYRVHSCISEMHLDSEIREFITKVQSLFSSQMGLPMAASIGGMIRKNKDILPAKETAEEIMKGRVFHRGICILDKVPRDEKEEFPAEIKETLSLIEEKIEKDSYEEMSGFLENVLCRSLIRTENVYIWRKVSEKLLYFLIHRCAALEQPEIEERLDKFKREFQKMDIYSFMKEYEGIIAMLENNTDSKYSGKIRYIKAFIEQNYSRDISLNDVADDLGMNAIYLSQLFKKETGSTFSAYLTRVRMNHAIRLLRTGEYKIYEVSDMVGYQTVQYFSKVFKKETGKNPKDY, encoded by the coding sequence TCAGTCTGATCGATTGGGAACGATACGGTTTTGAACTGCTTCCCGACGCAAGGAATGGGAAAATAGGATTGGAATATGCAAAGCGGTATCGTCCGGATATTGTGATCACAGATATAAAAATGCCGGTCATGACAGGTCTTGACCTGGTGGAGCAGATGAAAAAGGAAAATATAGAGGCGGAGGTCATACTTCTGACTGCCTATGAGGAATTTGAACTTGCCAAAAGAGCACTTCAGATGGGAGTCAGAACCTTCATACTGAAATACGAGATAGATGAGGAAGTCCTTCTGCGTGAACTGAACGGCTGCATTGAAGCACTCAAAACAAAGGAAAATGTGCAAAAAGTCAGGATGAAACAGTATCTGGAGGCGATTCTTGCGGGTAAAAATGAGATAGGCAAAAGTGATGAAACTATACTGGAGTGGATAGGGAAAAGTGTCCTGATCCTGTTGGAGCAAATCGGAAAACCACTGATGCATCCGGATGAGGAGGGAATACGGGAGCTGATCGAGACGGAACTTCTGGGATCAAAGATCAGGGTGATGAAGAATGCGGGAGGAGGTATTCTGATATTTTACAGAGTACATTCCTGCATTTCCGAGATGCATCTGGACAGTGAGATCAGGGAGTTTATAACTAAGGTACAGAGCTTGTTTTCATCACAGATGGGGCTGCCTATGGCTGCATCCATAGGGGGCATGATAAGGAAAAATAAGGATATACTTCCCGCAAAAGAGACAGCGGAAGAAATCATGAAAGGCCGTGTCTTTCACAGGGGGATCTGCATTCTGGACAAGGTGCCAAGAGATGAAAAAGAGGAATTTCCGGCAGAAATAAAGGAGACTTTGAGTCTTATCGAAGAAAAGATTGAAAAGGATTCCTACGAAGAGATGTCAGGATTTTTGGAGAATGTTCTGTGCCGCAGTTTGATAAGGACAGAAAATGTATACATTTGGCGTAAAGTGTCTGAGAAACTGCTCTATTTTCTCATTCACCGCTGTGCGGCTCTGGAACAGCCGGAAATAGAAGAGCGTCTGGATAAATTTAAAAGAGAGTTTCAGAAGATGGATATCTACAGCTTTATGAAAGAGTATGAGGGTATCATCGCTATGCTGGAGAACAATACCGACAGTAAATATTCCGGAAAAATCCGCTATATCAAAGCTTTTATCGAGCAGAATTACAGCCGGGATATCAGCCTGAATGATGTGGCGGATGATTTGGGCATGAACGCTATATATCTGTCCCAGCTTTTTAAAAAAGAGACAGGTTCCACATTTTCGGCTTATCTTACCAGAGTAAGAATGAACCATGCCATACGGCTGCTGAGAACAGGGGAATACAAAATATATGAAGTCAGCGATATGGTGGGATACCAGACTGTACAGTATTTCAGCAAAGTATTTAAAAAAGAGACCGGGAAAAATCCAAAAGATTATTAG